In Deltaproteobacteria bacterium, the sequence CTTGACATACTTGCCGGAATACCACTGGGGAACCAACTCAACAGCCTCATCCACCAGCAAGTCTGCCATACAGGGCCTCTCTACATTGTAAAAGGCCCTCCAGTGCGTACAGGTACCTACTACTTCCTCAGACTTGATACTGCTTATTTCTTCCAGCGCCTTGTTCCAATGGATGACCCGGTGGTCCTTCCCTATGACAAAGGTCGGGATCGGAGAACCATTGATAATACTATGCAACCGCTGTTCACTCTCCCTGAGCGCCTCCTCCGCCCGCTTGCGCTCGGTGATGTCCATATACGTTCCGAGTACGCCACTGATCTCCCCCTTAGAACTGAGCAGAGGTATCTTGCTCGTAAGAAGCGTGATGGTGTTCCCTTCGGGGGTCGTCTGGGGTTCTTCGATGAGAAACTTGGAGCAGCCGCTCTCGATGACCTGGCGGTCATCGCCGCGATACAATTCCGCCTGATCACGCCACCCCATCTGGTAATCATCTTTCCCGATGATGTCCTTCGGATCGGCAAATCCCGCATCGTGGGCGAATACCGCGTTACAGCCTAAGTAAACGAGATTCTTGTCCTTCCAGAATACCCTCACGGGTATCGCGTTGATAATCCCTTCGATGATCTGCTGTGATTCCCGCAGCGCCTCCTCCGCCTGTTTGCGCTCGCTGATATCGCGAGCCACCTCAATCACGCCTGTCACCTCCCCATGATCACCAAAGAGGGGGGAAGCGTGTACCTCCCAGATCCTGCCGTCGGAAGTTATGGATTCCCCTGATGTTGGTTTTCCGGAAGTGAAACACCCCCGCACCGGACATATTTCACAGGGTTCTGATCGCGCATGTCGGGCTTGGTAGCAGTATTGACCGATAAAATCCGACAGGCTTATATTCATGTCCGCAGCAGCCCTTTCATTTGCCCAAACGATCCTCAAATCCGGTGAAAGCAGGACAGATGCGGGAATGGCATCCAGAATAGCGCGGAATTCCTGGTAGAGAGATCGATACTTCCTTTCGTTCTCCCGCAGTTCTTCCTCCGCCTGCTTCTGGGCGGTGATGTCCCTGGCGGTGCCCTCAAAACCAATGATCGTGCCGGCTTCGTCCCTCAAAGGAACAGCACTTGAGGTGTGCCAGCGCCATGAGCCGTCGATGTGCCGCACGCGGTACTCGACGCCCTCTTGTCGTTGTCCCGTCTCGATCACTCTCTGCAGGAATACCATGCACCCCGCAAGATCATCCGGATGGACGAATGGCTGGAATGGTTGCCCAGCTACCTGCGTTACCGGGTGCCCCAGGAGGGCGGTCCAACCAGGAGAGACGAAGGTGAATACGCCATCTGCGGTGAGCGTATAGATGATGTCGTGGCTGTTCTCGATCAACAGGCGGTACTTCTCCTCGCTCTTCCGCAGCGCCTCCTCGGTGCGCTTGCGTTCTGATTCCGATTGTTCGAGTTCCTGGATTTTCTGCCTTAAGAAGGAATTCTCTTCGAGCAGTTCTTGATTTGTTCTGGATGGATCTTCCACATGATGCCCCTTTATAATGACTAACAGTGTCGGCTAAAAAGAAAGACGGGTAGTATTGGTTACGAGACCTGTTAACGGATGCAAACGTACTGGATACCCATTAAGATGTCAATTGGAATATAGTTCATCAGATACTGCTTGCCATTTGATATCATCAACTTTTTTTATGTCTCTACCGAATTGTGGATAACAGGAAGGAGCAAACAAACCTGTAACAATTTTTTAATCAGTGGAGCTGAATCTTAAGAAACTCCTTTAGAGAGAGCACTATGAGTGAATATACGCAGAGGAAAATAAAAAGATTTTTTACAGGACTGCCTAAGCTACTTTGACTTGTCCCACGTCGTTCTTTATTGATGCCACTTCCTTTCGCTTATTGTGGTGATTTTCCAGGCCTGTTCCTCCATTTTCAATGATCAATTAAGATTAATTATGAAATTCAGGGATTGAACGGAGAGTACCCTTCAATCCCCGCCTTTCTTCACCTTTGCCTACGAATTCATACCCTTTCTTTGTGATAAGAATTGAAGATTATAAGAAATAAGGGGTAACCAATCCTCTATGTAGGCTCCACTACAAAAGATCAGGTCATCGACCTTCTCAAAATACACAATCTTAGGCATCGTCTTTTTTGTTACCGGGTTGTACCATTCGTAATCGGTCCAGCCACTGCCTTTCGTATTGGCGTCATCAAGGATCTCTCGGATAAACTTCTTGCCTTCAGAATCTTTGAGGCCAATGAAGTTTTGACCCGTATATTTTTCATTGACTCCGTGTGCTACCATGTTCCCTTCGGTGTTCAACACAAAAATATACATTTCGTCCTGAATAAAAGGTCCTTTTTGATTTGTAAACTCAGCCAAAGCGATCTCTTTACCGGAATTTGTGTAAAAAGTTATTGCCTTGGCCACCCACTCTTTCGCTTCTTCCTGTGATCTTTCTAACATATGCTCCTCCATTATTTAATGGGCCGATATCCGATCAATGTGATGATCAGCCCAGGTTATAGGTTTACATCCAGTACCTGAAACTTGGCGGTCGTTATTCCGATACCTCAAATCCCAGCACTTTTATCAGGTTATCAACGGTCATTCACTATTTTGCGAGAAGCCGCATTTCAAGACACCCTGATCGGTGAGCCCAGTAACTGCGGTAACAGTCTTTCGAAGTAATCCAGCGACTCGGGGTTTATTAACGCATCCCGGTTCGTCACCGGTCTGCCGTTGAACAGATTCGTCACCGCGCTTTCTACTTTTTTCATGCTGAAAGTGTACGGAATATCCGGTACTGCAATGATTTCGGCGGGTACATGCCGGGGTGAACCATTCTCCCGCAGAGCGATTCGAATTTTTCCCTTAAACTCGTCTGCCAACGTCACACCATCGGCAAGTTTAACGAAAAGGACGATGCGCTGATCGTTATCCCAGTTCTGCCCGATCACCAGACTGTCCATTACTCCGTCTATTCGCTGCACGACACTGTAAATTTCCGACGTGCCGATGCGCACACCGGAAGGTTTGAGCACCGCATCCGAACGTCCGAAGAATGATACGCCGCCGGTTTTGCTGTCGATGACGATGTAATCGCCATGTCTCCAGACATCCTTATTGGGGAAAAAGTCAAAGTAGGCATCGCGGTATTTGCTCCCCTCCGGATCGTTCCAAAAGCAAATCGGCATAGAGGGCGAGGGAGCTTCACAGACCAGTTCGCCCTGCCGGTCATAGATCGGATTTCCGGTTTCATTGTATGCATTGACTTTCATTGCAAGCGCTCGTCCCTGCACTTCTCCCGCATAAACCGGGCTGACCGGATTACCGGCGGCAAAACAACCATTGATGTCCGTACCGCCGGAAATCGAATTGAGGTGCACATCACGCTTAATCTCGCGATAAACATACTCAAAACCTTCCGCGGAAAGGGGCGACCCGGTCTGCGAAATCTCTTTCAGCGACGATAAATCGTAGTCCTTGCCCGGTCTCAGCCTTTGTTTGATCATGTTGTGAATGTATGTCGCGCTCGTGCCGAATACGGTAATCTTTTCATCCTGCACAATCTGCCACATTGCTCCGGCGTCGGGATAACCCGGATTGCCGTCGTAGATGACAACTGTTGCACCGACCGCGAGCGAACTGAGCAGCCAGTTCCACATCATCCAACTGCACGAGGTAATGTAAAAGATTCTGTCCTCGCGTTTCAGGTCTGTGTGTAATAATTGTTCTTTGAGCTGATTGATCAGAATGCCGCCCGCGCTTTGCACCATACACTTGGGCTTTCCTGTCGTCCCCGATGAGAACATGATATATAACGGATGGTCAAACGGCAATTGCTCGAATTCGATGGGCAGTCCTTCCTCTGCAGCGAGAAAATC encodes:
- a CDS encoding cache domain-containing protein gives rise to the protein MLERSQEEAKEWVAKAITFYTNSGKEIALAEFTNQKGPFIQDEMYIFVLNTEGNMVAHGVNEKYTGQNFIGLKDSEGKKFIREILDDANTKGSGWTDYEWYNPVTKKTMPKIVYFEKVDDLIFCSGAYIEDWLPLISYNLQFLSQRKGMNS